Genomic segment of Buchnera aphidicola (Aphis nerii):
TTTTTTCTGATTTTAAAATAAATAATTTGTAATATTACAGATATAGTTTCAAATACAAAAATTCCACCCATTAATAATAATAATAACTCTTGGTGTAGTAGTATAGAGATTATTCCTAATGCACCACCTAGTGATAAAGACCCGACATCTCCCATAAATATTTTAGCAGGATAAGCATTAAACCATAAAAATCCCAATCCAGAACCAGCAATTGCTGCGCATAATACACTTAATTCATTTGCTTTGAATAAATAAAAAATATTTAGATGATTACATAAATCAATATTAGAGCTAAAAAAAGCAATTAAACTAAATCCTAATGATATAAAAATTACTGGCATTATTGCTAATCCATCTAATCCATCTGTTAAATTAACTGCATTGCTTGTACCTACAATAACTAAATATGATAGAAATATATAGAAATAATTCAACTTTAGATCAATTGAAGTATAAAAAGGAACTATTAGTTTAATAGAAATTTTGATTTCTTCATTAAAATACATAATATAAATAACTAATATTGCAATTATTGATAACCAAAAAAATTTCCATAACATTTTTAGTCCTGTTGAATTATTAAATTTTATTTTTTTATAATCATCTAATAAGCCAATTAAACCATATCCTAATACAATAGAAATAACATACCAGATATATGTATTATACAAGTCACAATAAAGAAAAACAGATAGTAATATTGAAATAATAATAAATAATCCTCCCATAGTAGGAACATTATTTTTATCAAGATGAGCAATAGGACCATCAATTCGTATTGTTTGAAATTTTTCTAATTTTTTAAAATACGATATAACGTATGGTATAATAAATAAATTTATAAAAAATGATGTTAATAAGCTAAATATTATTCGAAAAAAAATCATGTTAAATATTTTCAAATTTAAGCATTTATTAATTAAAAATATCATTTTTTTTATATTCCTTGATTAAATATTCTATAATAGTTTCCATTTTCATATTACGTGAACCTTTTATTAAAATTGTACTTTTATTGTGTTTTAAAATAGTTTCTTTTAATTTTTTGTTTAATATGTGCTTCTGATTTTCTAAAAAATGTCTTCCATTTTTACATATTTTAAAAATTTCATAGCTATATTTTCCAAAACTAAAAATATGATTGATATTTGATGCATTAGCAATATTTCCTATAATTTTATGGTATAAAATACTTTTTTCACCTAATTCTGCCATATCTCCTATAACTAATATTTTATAACCCGGCATTTTTTCTAAAATTTTAATAGCTACAATCATAGAAGCAACATTTGAGTTATATGTATCATTGATTAAAATTGTATTATTGTTTAACTTAATAGGTTCTAATCGTCCTGGTACAATGGGAGTTTCTAATAATCCTATTTGAATTTGTTTTAATGGTATTTTAATTGAAAATGCAAGGGCGCTAGCAGCTAATGCATTAGATATACTTTGATAACCTAGAAAGGGTAAAACAATATTTATTGTTCCAGATGGTGTATGCATAATAAAACATGTTTTATTTGCATTAATTTTAATATTAGTAGCAAAAAAATCACTTTCTTTTTTTTTTCAATAGAAAAATATAATATTTTTTTATTTTTAATTTTTTTTGTCCATTGTGAAAGATGGTGGCTATCTAAATTAATCACAACTATACCGTTGTTTTTTAAATAAGATAATATTTCTGATTTTTCTTTTGATATGCCTAATAATGATTTAAAACCTTCTAAATGTGAGTAATAAATATTATTTATTAAAACAATATTTGGTTGAGTAATTTTTGAGGTATATCGAATTTCACCTGGGTGATTAGTTCCTAATTCAATTACTCCATATTTATCTGTTTCTTTTAATTTTAATAAAGTAATAGGTACTCCTATATGATTGTTTTCATTATGTATAGTATATATTATATTGTGACGTTTTTTTAATATAGAAGCAGTCATTTCTTTCACTGAAGTTTTTCCACAAGATCCAGTAATAGCCAATATTTTAGGATTAATTTTATTGCGAAGGTATGTAGCAATTTTTGCTAAAGCAATAGTAGAATCTTGAACTATAATATAAGAAATGCAGTATATTATTTTTTTATTAGTTAGTATTGCAGAACATTTTTTTTTAACTGCTTCTTTAATGAAAATATGCGCATCAAATTTTTTACCCTTTAATGCGATAAATAAAGTGTTTGTTGTTATTTCTTTACTATTTATGCTAATATTATTTATTATTTTATTTTCTCCATATAATAAGCCATTTGTAATATTAGCAATTTTTTTTAACGACATAGGAATCATGTTGTTTTTCCCAATAAATTTAATACTATTTCTTGATCTGAGTGGTAAATATACTGATTTTTAATTATTTGGTAATTTTCATGTCCCTTACCAGCAATAAAAATTATATCATTGATATTTGATTGAAAAAAAACATAAGAAATAGCTTTTTTTCTATTTGGAATAATTTTTATTTTTTCTTTTTGTTTACATCCAATTACAATTTCTTTAATAATTTTATTTTGATCTTCATTTCTAGGATTATCATTAGTGATGACAATTTGGTTTGCTATTTTTTCCGCAATTTTACCCATTAAAGGACGTTTTTTTTGATCTCTTTCTCCACCACATCCGAATATACACCATATTTTTTTTTTTGAATATTGTAATTTAATTGCATTTAATGATTTTTCTAACGCATCGGGAGTATGAGCATAATCTATAATGCAAATTGGTTTTTTAAAAAAATTAAATTTTTGCATTCTCCCATATATTGGATCTAGTTGAATAGATGTTTTAATAAGATCAGATAATTTATTATTCATTTCTAACATGCATGCCATTGCTAGTAATAAGTTTTCTATATTAAATTTTCCTATTAAATAAGTTGATAAAATTCCTTTTCCCCAACTAGATTCAAATTTTACATCAGTTTTTTCACCATTCATTTTAATATAAATTGCATTAATCCATTTTGTAGAATATTTTTTTTGTGTATCATCTTGAATTGTTACTGCAATTGTATATTTATTAGAAAATTGCTTTAACCAATTTTTTGCATATTTATCATTAGCATTTAATATTATTTTTTTAACTTGGTAATCAGTAAAAAGTGAACGTTTAGCTAATTCATATTTTTTCATATTTTCATGATAGTCTAAATGATCTTGTGTTAAATTAGTAAATATTGCAGCATAAAATGATATATTTTTAACACGATCTTGTACTAAACCATGGGATGAAACTTCTAAAGTAACTAATTTAACTTTATTTAATACTGAACTTAAAAATGATTGTATATCGATTGATGATGAAGTGGTGTTATTTGTATACTTTAATGATTTATAAAAACCATTACCTAGAGTACCCATTGTAGCAATTTTATTACCTAATAATTCACTCCATTGGTTTATAAGTTGTGTTACTGTTGTTTTTCCGTTTGTTCCAGTTATTCCAATTATTTTTAATTGATTACTGGGTTTATAATAAAATCTTTCAGCTAATTTTGAAAGTTGCTTAGATAGTTTAAAAAAAGATATAATAGGAGTATTATGAATATAATTTATTTTCCCATGTTGATTTTTTTCTGTAATTTCAGATAGTACTGCTGTTACTTTTTTAGAAATTGCTTCTAAAATAAAATCATGTCCATCTTTTTCTTTACCCTTTATAGCTATAAAAATATCTTTAGGTTTTAATTTTCTACTATCTAAAACTAGATTATTGATATTTTTTTTTGGAAGATTTTTAATCCAAGGTGATAAAAAATGTTTTAAGTTTTTTTCTTTCATGAATTTGATTTAAATTTATTTGTTTCTTATAAATTATCTGGTTGAATTTTCATTGTTTTCAAGACTAATGTCATAATTTTATTGAAAACTGGAGCAGAAACCGCGCCTCCATAGTATTTATTTCCTTTAGGATTATCAATAACGATTATTAAAGAAAATTTTGGATTATTGGCCGGTGCAAAACCTGCAGTGTAAGCTATATATTTCTTAATATAACATCCATGACTTCCAACTTTTTTTGCTGTTCCTGTTTTTATAGCTATACGATATTTTTTCATTTCTGCTGTAGTTTCACTTTCATCTGGTGGAATAATTTTTTGCATCATTTCAATAACTGTTTTTACATATTTTTGAGGAAAAATTCTTTTTTCATATAGTGGTTTATTAATTTTTACAATAGAAAGCGGCCGATAAATTCCATAACTACCAATAGTAGTATATAATCTAGCTAATTGAAGTGGTGTAACCATAAGTCCATATCCGAAAGAGAAAGTTGCTTTTTCTAAATTTGATAATACTTTCTTTTTAGGTAAAAATCCTTGATGTTCTCCAATTAATCCCAAGTTAGTTCGTTCTCCTAATCCAAATTTTAAATATGTATTAATTAAATCTTTGGTTGCCATAGACATTGCAATTTTGGAAACTCCGACATTACTAGATTTTTGTAATATTCCTGCAATGTTTAATTTTTCATTATATGAAACATCTTTTATTTGGTGTTTTCTAATAAAAAAAGGTTTAGTATTTATTATTGAATTTTGTTTAATAATACCTTCTTTTAATGCTTCCATGATAACTATTGGCTTAACTGTAGAACCTGGTTCAAAAACATCTGTAATAGCTCGATTTCGAAAATTTTTTGAAACTATATATTGTCTTTCATTTGGATTATATGCTGGGCTAGTAGCCATTGATAATATTTCTCCGGTTTTTATATCAATTAATACAGCAATTCCAAAATCTGCTTTGTTTTTATTAACTCCTTCATATAATTTTTGATAAGTAATCGTTTGTAGTTCTTTATTAATACTTAAGATTAAATTTTTGGATTTAGACTTATTAATTAAAGATATATTTTCAATAACGTGTCCCTCATTATCTTTTCTTATTTTTCTTTTTCCTGGTTTTCCTGTTAAGTAATCATTAAAACTTTTTTCAACACCTTCAATTCCTTCGTCATCTATATTATTAACTCCAATAAGTTGTGCAGCAATTTTACCTGAAGGATAATAACGTTTTGCTTCTTCCGTTAAATAAATTCCAGGTAGTTTTAATGCTTTAATATATTCACCAAGTTCAGGAGCAATTCGACGTGCTAAATAAATGAATTTTATATTTTTATCAAAATTAACATGAAAAATAATTTTTTTTAATGGAATAGAAAGAACTTCAGATAACGCTTTCCATCTCACATTATTTTCAATGTCTATGTCATTTTGAATCATACTAGGATCTATAAATACAGCATTTACAGGCACAGTAACAGCTAATGGATATCCAAGACGATCTTTAATAATTCCTCTTGTATTTAATACAGATTGTATTCTTAAAGTTCTACGATCTCCTTCATATGATAGTTTTTTAGAATCAATAAATTGAATAAATATTATACGTAATGTTAAGATAATCAAAAATGAGAAAAGGATACTACATAGTGCTATAAAACGCCAATTTATATAATTTCTTTTTCTTATTTTTTTTTCTTTAAATGATTTTGTATTTTTTGTTCTGTACATTTTGTAATTATCTTATTTTTCGAGATTTTTAAAAAATTGATAATATTTATATTTTATTTAAATAATTATCTATTTTAAATAAGTAAATATTTTCATTAATCAATTGGAGGCATAGTAAGAGTATTCTTTTCAATTATCAAATTTCTCCATTCATCACTTTTTTTTTTTTTTTCTATACGTAACTTTTCTTCTTCAGCAATTAACATTCGTGTCTTATAAACTATAATTACAATCGAATTAGCAGATAATATTATTGCTAATAAAAGAACAATATGTATTTTACCATATGAAAGAAAATCATTTTTAATAATATTTGGTAAGTCATAGTGTTGTTTTTTTTTATTCATATTTTTTTAATTCTGCTGTACGTAAGATAGAACTTCTAGATCTAGGATTTGTTTTAATTTCTTCGTAAGTTGGTAATAACCGATTGATAATTTTTAATTTACATACTTTAAGTTTTTCTATTTTTTTTTCTGTTATAGGCATACCATATGGAATTATTGCTTTCATACTATGTTTTAGCATAAATTTTTTGACTATTCTGTCTTCTAATGAATGAAAACTAATGACTACAATACGACCTCCTGGTTTTAATATTTTTAATGAATCTTCTAGCGCATTTTTAATTTCTTCTAATTCTTGATTAATATAAATTCTAATTGCTTGAAAAGTTCGTCTGGCCGGATGTTTAAATATACTTTTTATTGGTATTGCTTTTTTTATAATACTAACTAATTCTAAAGTTTCTGTTATTTTTTTTGTTTTACTATAGTTTTTAATTGCATATGCAATTTTTTTTGAAAAACGTTCTTCTCCAAAATTTTTTAAAACAAACATAATTTTTTTAGCATCGCTTTTATAAATCCAATCTGATGCTGTAATACCACAACTTTGATTCATTCTCATGTCTAGAGGTCCATTTTTTTTAAATGAAAAACCTCTTTTATAATCTTCTATTTGTAATGAAGAAACACCTAAATCAAATAAGATTCCATCAACTTTTTTAATAATTTTTTTAGATTTCGCATAATTTAAAATTTTTGAAAAAGTACCGTGAATTATACAAAAACGTTTATCTTGAATTTTATTTCCTATTAATATAGATTTAAAATCTCTGTCAATTGAATATAGTTTTCCATTTTTTCCTAGTGTTTTTAAAATTTCAATAGAATGTCCACCCATTCCAAATGTACTATCAATATAAATACCATCTTTTTTAATTTTTAATGATTCAATTAATTCTTTTGTCATTACAGGAATATGTGTTATGTTTTCTGTCATAAGTGAAATTTTATAATATAAATAAAAAAGACACATGATCATTTATATTTTATGACCATGTGTAAGTAATAATTAATGAAGTTTTTTAAAATATACTTGGTTTCCTATTTAAAAAACATATAATGAAGATATTATATCTGAATTAACCTCTCGAAATCCCTACAATACCAGAACGAGTCATTTCAATAATTTCAGATATATTTCTAATTATTTTAAGAAAAGAATCTAATTTTTTTGTAGTTCCTGCAAGTTGTAATACATATGTAGTAGATGTGATATCTACGATTTGTCCGCGAAAAATTTCAGTAATATGTTTAATATCATTTTTGCAATTATTTATTTGTACTTTTAATAACATAATTTCACGTTCGATATGAGATGTTTGTTCAATTTTAATTACTCTTAATACATCAATTAATTTATGTAGTTGTTTTTCAATTTGTTCAATAGATTTTTCGTTTCCTACTGTTTGTATCGTCATTTTTGACAAAGATGGGTCTTCTGTCGGTGCTACTGTGACTGTTTCTATATTATAACCTCTTTGTGAAAAGAGTCCTATTACACGTGATAGTGCACCTGATTCATTTTCTAAGAGAATAGATAAAATTCTTCGCATATTTTTATTAAAAAACCTCTTTTTTCCTTAACCACATTTCATTCATGCCTCCTCCTTGAATTTGCATAGGATAAACATGCTCAGAATTATCTATTTGAATATCTAAAAAAACTAAATTTCCTTCAGATAGTTTTTTTAATGCGAATATCAATTTTTCTTCTAATTCTTGTGTTTTTTCTATACGCAATCCAATATGTCCATATGATTCTACTAATTTTACAAAATCTGGAAGCGAGTCCATATATGAATGAGAATGTCTTCCAGAATAAATCATATCTTGCCACTGTCTTACCATGCCTAAAGAAGAATTATTTAAATTCACTATTAAAACTGATAAGTTGTATTGTTTTGCAGTGGATAATTCTTGAATATTCATTTGAATACTACCATCGCCAGTAATACAAATTACAGTAGCATTGGGTATAGCTAATTTCACACCTAGTGCAGCAGGTAATCCAAAACCCATAGTGCCTAATCCACCAGAATTAATCCAATGTTTAGGTTTATTAAATTTATAATATAGTGCTGTAAACATTTGATGTTGACCAACATCAGAAGTAATATAAGATTTTCCTTTGGTTAATTTAAAAAGTGTTTGGATAACATTTTGAGGTTTTATTTTTTCACTTTTTATATTATAATCTAAACTTTTAACTTTTTTCCATTCTTTTATAGTATCCCACCATTGATTTAATGAATGAATTTCTTTTTCTTTTTTTATTAATTCAATAATTTCTTTTAAAACATGTTTTGCATCTCCAACTATTGGTATATCCGCAGAAACAGTTTTAGAAATAGATGTAGGATCTATATCAATATGTAGAATAGTAGCATTTGGACAATATTTTTTTAAATTATTTGTTGTTCTGTCATCAAAACGAACTCCAACAGCAAAAATTACATCAGCATTATGCATAGCCATGTTAGCTTCGTATGTACCATGCATACCTAACATAGAAATACTTTGAGGATGATTTCCAGGGAAAGCTCCTAATCCCATTAAGGATGTTGTAACAGGACAATTAGTTTTTTCTGCAAATTCTATTAGCTCTTGACTACTATTAGAACTAATTACGCCACCACCAGCATAAATAACAGGTTTTTTAGCTTTTAATAATATGCTGAGTGCTTTTTTAATTTGTCTTTTATGACCTTTAGTAGTTGGATTATAAGATCGTATATGTACATTTTTAGGCCATATAAATTCTGATTTACTTTTTTGTTTTAAAATATCTTTAGGTAAGTCAATAACTACTGGTCCAGGTCGTCCAGTAGATGCTATCCAGAATGCTTTTTTAAAAACAATAGGTATATCTTCAGTTTTTTTAACTAAAAAACTATGTTTAACTATTGGACGAGAAATACCAATCATATCACATTCTTGAAATGCGTCGTAACCAATTAAAGATGATGCTACTTGACCTGAAATAACTATCATTGGAATTGAATCCATATAAGCTGTTGCAATTCCAGTAATTGCATTAGTAGCACCTGGTCCAGAAGTCACTAATACGACACCTACTTTACCAGTAGATCTAGCATATCCATCAGCCATATGAGTAGCAGCTTGCTCATGTCTAACTAAAATATGTTCAATTCCACCAATAGTTTTTAGAGCATCATAAATATCTAGTACCGCACCACCAGGATAACCAAATATATGTTGTATTCCCTGATTAATTAATGATCTAATAACCATTTCGGCTCCTGATAATATTTCCATTTTTTCCTCCAGGATGCTATTTTATTAGGTTTATTCCTATTTTTTATTTGTAGTTTATCCTGATAGTTTATCTAGATAAAGTAAGAACAAAGTAAGAACAATGTAATTTAATTTTAAAAAAAGATTTTTAATATTTATTCATTTTTGAATTTTATATATTATTACAAATATATTAAATATTATCAATAATGTTGAAGTAAATTAAACAATTATATACTTTTTTAAAATTAAATTTCTCACAATCTTTTTAGATTAAAAATTTTTTAAATTGAGGTGATATCCATGTCAAAAATTTATTTTTTTCTTTAATTATAAGACAGACTGCTAAATTTTCATTAATAGACAATTTTTTTGCTTTTTTAACACCTAGTAATAGCAATGCAGTATCCCAACTGTCTGCTTCTAAAGCAGTTGAAGAAATAACACTTACTGATACTAAATTGTTTTTTATAGGGGTTCCTTTTTCAGGATCAATAATATGTGAAACATTCTTACTATGAAGAAAATAATAATTAAGATAAGTGCCTGCTGTACTAATAGATTTGTTATTTAAATTAACGAGTAATTGAATTGATCTTTTTTTATCTGTAGGTTTTTGAATCGCGATAATTTTAGTCTTATTGTTAACTAAAACTGTACCTCCTATCGAAATAGTATAATTTTTTATTCCTTTTTTTTTTAGTATACAAGATAAATGATCTACAGCAAACCCTTCACCTAGTGTAGAAAGATTTATTTTCATACCATTTATGTTTTTTTTTAAATATATTCCATGTGAATTATTAATAATTTTTAAATTGTGAATACCTGTAAGATTTATATTTTTTTTAATGGTATTTATTAAAGGGTAATGGTGTGGTTTTTTTTCAGTTCCAAAACCCCATAAATTAATTAATGTGCCAATAGTGATATCTAGTTTTCCATTAGTTTTTTTGTGCATTGTCAGTGCTGTTAAAATAATTTTTAAAAATTTTTTATTAATTTTTAATAGTTTATATTTTTTTAATTGATTAAATTGATAAACTAAAGATTTTTTTTTCCAAGGAGATAATAATTGTTCATCTGCATCTAGATTTTTTTGTATTAATTTTTTTATGTATTTTATATTTTTTATTTTTGTATTAGGAATTTTTACTTGCCAGTATGTTCCCATGGTTTTTCCTTGCAATTGTATTGTTTGTGTTTTTTTTTTATTTTTTATAATAAAGAAAAGTGTTAAAAAACATAAAAAAATACCAATTATTTTGTTTAATATCATATATAAAACCATATATTTTAAAATAGAAAA
This window contains:
- the mraY gene encoding phospho-N-acetylmuramoyl-pentapeptide-transferase produces the protein MIFLINKCLNLKIFNMIFFRIIFSLLTSFFINLFIIPYVISYFKKLEKFQTIRIDGPIAHLDKNNVPTMGGLFIIISILLSVFLYCDLYNTYIWYVISIVLGYGLIGLLDDYKKIKFNNSTGLKMLWKFFWLSIIAILVIYIMYFNEEIKISIKLIVPFYTSIDLKLNYFYIFLSYLVIVGTSNAVNLTDGLDGLAIMPVIFISLGFSLIAFFSSNIDLCNHLNIFYLFKANELSVLCAAIAGSGLGFLWFNAYPAKIFMGDVGSLSLGGALGIISILLHQELLLLLMGGIFVFETISVILQIIYFKIRKKRIFKMAPIHHHYEIKGLSENLITVRFWIISFILLLIGITSLGINNVI
- a CDS encoding glutamate ligase domain-containing protein; protein product: MHTPSGTINIVLPFLGYQSISNALAASALAFSIKIPLKQIQIGLLETPIVPGRLEPIKLNNNTILINDTYNSNVASMIVAIKILEKMPGYKILVIGDMAELGEKSILYHKIIGNIANASNINHIFSFGKYSYEIFKICKNGRHFLENQKHILNKKLKETILKHNKSTILIKGSRNMKMETIIEYLIKEYKKNDIFN
- the murF gene encoding UDP-N-acetylmuramoyl-tripeptide--D-alanyl-D-alanine ligase, whose amino-acid sequence is MIPMSLKKIANITNGLLYGENKIINNISINSKEITTNTLFIALKGKKFDAHIFIKEAVKKKCSAILTNKKIIYCISYIIVQDSTIALAKIATYLRNKINPKILAITGSCGKTSVKEMTASILKKRHNIIYTIHNENNHIGVPITLLKLKETDKYGVIELGTNHPGEIRYTSKITQPNIVLINNIYYSHLEGFKSLLGISKEKSEILSYLKNNGIVVINLDSHHLSQWTKKIKNKKILYFSIEKKKKVIFLLLILKLMQIKHVLLCIHHLEQ
- the murE gene encoding UDP-N-acetylmuramoyl-L-alanyl-D-glutamate--2,6-diaminopimelate ligase, yielding MKEKNLKHFLSPWIKNLPKKNINNLVLDSRKLKPKDIFIAIKGKEKDGHDFILEAISKKVTAVLSEITEKNQHGKINYIHNTPIISFFKLSKQLSKLAERFYYKPSNQLKIIGITGTNGKTTVTQLINQWSELLGNKIATMGTLGNGFYKSLKYTNNTTSSSIDIQSFLSSVLNKVKLVTLEVSSHGLVQDRVKNISFYAAIFTNLTQDHLDYHENMKKYELAKRSLFTDYQVKKIILNANDKYAKNWLKQFSNKYTIAVTIQDDTQKKYSTKWINAIYIKMNGEKTDVKFESSWGKGILSTYLIGKFNIENLLLAMACMLEMNNKLSDLIKTSIQLDPIYGRMQKFNFFKKPICIIDYAHTPDALEKSLNAIKLQYSKKKIWCIFGCGGERDQKKRPLMGKIAEKIANQIVITNDNPRNEDQNKIIKEIVIGCKQKEKIKIIPNRKKAISYVFFQSNINDIIFIAGKGHENYQIIKNQYIYHSDQEIVLNLLGKTT
- the ftsI gene encoding peptidoglycan glycosyltransferase FtsI, yielding MYRTKNTKSFKEKKIRKRNYINWRFIALCSILFSFLIILTLRIIFIQFIDSKKLSYEGDRRTLRIQSVLNTRGIIKDRLGYPLAVTVPVNAVFIDPSMIQNDIDIENNVRWKALSEVLSIPLKKIIFHVNFDKNIKFIYLARRIAPELGEYIKALKLPGIYLTEEAKRYYPSGKIAAQLIGVNNIDDEGIEGVEKSFNDYLTGKPGKRKIRKDNEGHVIENISLINKSKSKNLILSINKELQTITYQKLYEGVNKNKADFGIAVLIDIKTGEILSMATSPAYNPNERQYIVSKNFRNRAITDVFEPGSTVKPIVIMEALKEGIIKQNSIINTKPFFIRKHQIKDVSYNEKLNIAGILQKSSNVGVSKIAMSMATKDLINTYLKFGLGERTNLGLIGEHQGFLPKKKVLSNLEKATFSFGYGLMVTPLQLARLYTTIGSYGIYRPLSIVKINKPLYEKRIFPQKYVKTVIEMMQKIIPPDESETTAEMKKYRIAIKTGTAKKVGSHGCYIKKYIAYTAGFAPANNPKFSLIIVIDNPKGNKYYGGAVSAPVFNKIMTLVLKTMKIQPDNL
- the ftsL gene encoding cell division protein FtsL, producing MNKKKQHYDLPNIIKNDFLSYGKIHIVLLLAIILSANSIVIIVYKTRMLIAEEEKLRIEKKKKSDEWRNLIIEKNTLTMPPID
- the rsmH gene encoding 16S rRNA (cytosine(1402)-N(4))-methyltransferase RsmH, with amino-acid sequence MTENITHIPVMTKELIESLKIKKDGIYIDSTFGMGGHSIEILKTLGKNGKLYSIDRDFKSILIGNKIQDKRFCIIHGTFSKILNYAKSKKIIKKVDGILFDLGVSSLQIEDYKRGFSFKKNGPLDMRMNQSCGITASDWIYKSDAKKIMFVLKNFGEERFSKKIAYAIKNYSKTKKITETLELVSIIKKAIPIKSIFKHPARRTFQAIRIYINQELEEIKNALEDSLKILKPGGRIVVISFHSLEDRIVKKFMLKHSMKAIIPYGMPITEKKIEKLKVCKLKIINRLLPTYEEIKTNPRSRSSILRTAELKKYE
- the ilvN gene encoding acetolactate synthase small subunit: MRRILSILLENESGALSRVIGLFSQRGYNIETVTVAPTEDPSLSKMTIQTVGNEKSIEQIEKQLHKLIDVLRVIKIEQTSHIEREIMLLKVQINNCKNDIKHITEIFRGQIVDITSTTYVLQLAGTTKKLDSFLKIIRNISEIIEMTRSGIVGISRG
- a CDS encoding acetolactate synthase 3 large subunit, with product MEILSGAEMVIRSLINQGIQHIFGYPGGAVLDIYDALKTIGGIEHILVRHEQAATHMADGYARSTGKVGVVLVTSGPGATNAITGIATAYMDSIPMIVISGQVASSLIGYDAFQECDMIGISRPIVKHSFLVKKTEDIPIVFKKAFWIASTGRPGPVVIDLPKDILKQKSKSEFIWPKNVHIRSYNPTTKGHKRQIKKALSILLKAKKPVIYAGGGVISSNSSQELIEFAEKTNCPVTTSLMGLGAFPGNHPQSISMLGMHGTYEANMAMHNADVIFAVGVRFDDRTTNNLKKYCPNATILHIDIDPTSISKTVSADIPIVGDAKHVLKEIIELIKKEKEIHSLNQWWDTIKEWKKVKSLDYNIKSEKIKPQNVIQTLFKLTKGKSYITSDVGQHQMFTALYYKFNKPKHWINSGGLGTMGFGLPAALGVKLAIPNATVICITGDGSIQMNIQELSTAKQYNLSVLIVNLNNSSLGMVRQWQDMIYSGRHSHSYMDSLPDFVKLVESYGHIGLRIEKTQELEEKLIFALKKLSEGNLVFLDIQIDNSEHVYPMQIQGGGMNEMWLRKKEVF
- a CDS encoding FAD:protein FMN transferase → MILNKIIGIFLCFLTLFFIIKNKKKTQTIQLQGKTMGTYWQVKIPNTKIKNIKYIKKLIQKNLDADEQLLSPWKKKSLVYQFNQLKKYKLLKINKKFLKIILTALTMHKKTNGKLDITIGTLINLWGFGTEKKPHHYPLINTIKKNINLTGIHNLKIINNSHGIYLKKNINGMKINLSTLGEGFAVDHLSCILKKKGIKNYTISIGGTVLVNNKTKIIAIQKPTDKKRSIQLLVNLNNKSISTAGTYLNYYFLHSKNVSHIIDPEKGTPIKNNLVSVSVISSTALEADSWDTALLLLGVKKAKKLSINENLAVCLIIKEKNKFLTWISPQFKKFLI